A segment of the Candidatus Omnitrophota bacterium genome:
GAAGCAGTTCCCTTGTTTCCCCGGGCAGAACCGCGGCCTCCGGGGTGCTGGCGATATCGGTTAAAGTCCCGTCATAATCCAGGAATAAAAACAAACGGTTGCCTTTTAACAGGCTTTTTACATTTTTCCATTCCAGAAAAGATTGCCCCATTCTATGCCGTTTTAATAGCTGTCAATTCCGAGATAATACTCCCGGCCCATTTATAAACATTATTTTCCGACACAAGCTTGCGCATATTCTCCATCCGCCTTTGCTTCTCCTGATCCGGCATCTCCACCGCCGATTTTATAGCGTCGGCGAATTCTTCGATAGAATAAGGGTTGATCAGAACGGCATCGGTCAATTCCCGGGCGGCTCCGGTGAATTTGCTCAGGATCAATACCCCGTTCAAGCCGCTCTTTGACGCGACATATTCCTTGGCCACCAGATTCATTCCGTCGTGCAAAGAACTGACGATGCACAGGTCTGACAGGTGGTAATACGGGGTTATATCCTCGGGGGAAAAATGCTTTTTTAGATATATTATCGGTTTCCATGCGCCGTCCGAATATTTCCAGTTCTTCTTTTCGATCAGCTCATCGATCTCAGAGATCAGCTCATGGTAACGCTTGATATGCGTGCGGCTCGGAGCTGCCAGCTGGATGAACACGAATTTATTCTTATATTCCGGGTATTTCTCGATAAAGCGGTCGACCGCATGTATCCGCTCGATGATCCCCTTGGTATAATCGATCCTATCCACCCCTACCGCTATTATCTTCCCTTCCAGATTAAGCTCTTCCCGGATCTTCTTTATCTGCATCTCTTCGGATACCGAAGCCGCGCCTTTGAAAAACCCGTCAACACTGATAGGGAAAGCCCGGACCAACGTCTCCTTGTTCGCCCGGACCACGCTGAATTTTTCGGTATCCACGCGGCATTCTATCAGCCTGTTAGCGGTATCCAGGAAATTATTGCAGTGGAACTGCACGTGAAAGCCGATCAGGTCACAGGCCAGCATCCCGTCCAATATCTCATGCTGATACGGACATATCGCGAATACTTCCGGATTCGGCCAGGGGATATGCCAGAACAGCGCCACTTTGGCATCCGGGCGTTTCTCTTTGATCATCCGGGGCAAAAGAGTAAAATGATAATCCTGCACGAACACAAAAGGATTTTTGGCCGGGAGCTCTTCCAGGATGCTATCGGCAAACTGCTGATTGACCTTTTTATACATCAGCCAATCGGATTCCTTGAAGATCGGGCGGGTATGGGTAACGTGGCATAACGGCCATAATCCTTCATTCGAGAA
Coding sequences within it:
- a CDS encoding trehalose-6-phosphate synthase; this encodes MKRIVLFLLPILIIVALGVTVSGVMQVRFTEDRLMDDLKRKAKTVDESLVLSAKYIIANNDLNAANRLVESFQKRERLQGCVIYDRKGEIFAITERFSDWRNRDKSYLMNILSTRAPRAVLEQFQDYSVYSYILPVINDDDSVLGLVEVIYDTSYLFNTLTELWKKISNTLIIIVLLITIAVFLLQRQIFILPVRRLTKWFLHFQRGEIDKLRPFEEKGEFGKLISEVEQVALGLRVARRIVTDKAQERLQEEEVWTEAKLRDLVHAKLGENAFFVVSNREPYMHVFDEMTGITKCIRPASGVVTALDPIMRACGGTWVAHGSTEADRKFVNSKDKLGVPPGDDRYILKRLWLTKEEEEGYYYGFSNEGLWPLCHVTHTRPIFKESDWLMYKKVNQQFADSILEELPAKNPFVFVQDYHFTLLPRMIKEKRPDAKVALFWHIPWPNPEVFAICPYQHEILDGMLACDLIGFHVQFHCNNFLDTANRLIECRVDTEKFSVVRANKETLVRAFPISVDGFFKGAASVSEEMQIKKIREELNLEGKIIAVGVDRIDYTKGIIERIHAVDRFIEKYPEYKNKFVFIQLAAPSRTHIKRYHELISEIDELIEKKNWKYSDGAWKPIIYLKKHFSPEDITPYYHLSDLCIVSSLHDGMNLVAKEYVASKSGLNGVLILSKFTGAARELTDAVLINPYSIEEFADAIKSAVEMPDQEKQRRMENMRKLVSENNVYKWAGSIISELTAIKTA